Proteins from a single region of Tamandua tetradactyla isolate mTamTet1 chromosome 12, mTamTet1.pri, whole genome shotgun sequence:
- the LOC143651297 gene encoding nuclear pore-associated protein 1-like, whose translation MGNTLTKLLHSLARSCCPGPSGCPPVHPSRCVALVVGREHPAAPAPLSSPVRRLFNQGRRNSQSGFDNAPKRNYPIQLSQCFSLGVRPSVFRENPWKKLRLSPQNSKMFGPYSGTVRIPHPGHRWTLVCLPPAQADVPCRPVPSGHLLHPCLKEDKLRSPGDSSEGLAIEEEDHTETREQEGRRRAPQSGEDIPSTSTPLETERVVPSFQCSSDPLKERSLGRCDPGAAGLPGPVSPRPLLPKGLHHQLDEGHQLRSPGSQPGKETSAENPAAISSSNTPPLPTPARCRRSKRKLVMPLPLPLPLLWGGGELPPPQKLPRVASPEDTDVEKKTEPKQDNTILEEDEIEGTTEGSVAEPAPSFSLPAAQNAGALTQATVTLPIPASSSTAVADLSDPHARSPTLSSPVPPPTPTSPDQIPLPTSPLAAPTQSLSPFRFNPLPQVPLPENSGPPPSLAVPTSLTSHLPTPPSPLTLFSNHTTLRNQSPTPMCVDPMPLILPAPPIIPGTSTSGFTSQPILAPMASSTTTTASPFPHRASQPASDSGETAMDTSPPSLAVIFRSPPGPIENSFQFPHAHQSMNWTPSAKVPGSIGPHASKGSAPTSIFTPPFGSGITPQPIFGAPPGQPLRATFGGPPVFAGFPITESLATFRPTGSILAHPASKAASDPEPMDTTPPSQAVIHHQSPPVSWKNILPLLNALPTSTNTRRNVSTA comes from the coding sequence ATGGGGAATACACTGACCAAGCTACTACACTCCCTGGCGCGCAGCTGCTGCCCTGGGCCCAGCGGTTGCCCACCTGTTCATCCCTCCCGTTGTGTTGCGCTGGTGGTAGGTCGGGAGCATCCTGCTGCCCCTGCGCCTCTCTCCAGCCCTGTGCGCAGGCTCTTCAACCAGGGTCGCCGGAACTCACAGTCTGGGTTTGACAACGCCCCGAAGAGGAACTATCCCATCCAGCTGAGCCAATGCTTTTCTCTAGGGGTACGTCCATCTGTGTTCAGAGAGAATCCTTGGAAGAAGCTGCGCTTGTCTCCTCAAAATTCCAAGATGTTCGGCCCCTATTCTGGGACAGTGAGGATTCCTCATCCAGGGCACAGATGGACTCTCGTGTGTTTGCCACCTGCACAGGCTGACGTCCCCTGTAGGCCAGTGCCATCCGGCCACCTCCTGCATCCCTGCCTAAAGGAGGACAAACTGAGGAGCCCAGGAGACAGCAGCGAAGGGTTGGCCATAGAGGAGGAGGATCACACAGAAACCAGAGAGCAAGAAGGTCGGAGAAGGGCACCCCAGAGCGGTGAGGATATACCCTCCACATCCACGCCCCTGGAGACGGAGAGAGTGGTCCCTTCCTTCCAGTGCAGCTCTGATCCTCTTAAGGAAAGGTCTCTCGGAAGATGTGATCCAGGTGCAGCAGGGCTCCCTGGCCCAGTCTCACCCCGTCCCCTGCTTCCAAAGGGGCTGCACCATCAGCTGGATGAAGGCCATCAGCTCAGGTCTCCAGGTTCACAGCCAGGGAAGGAGACATCGGCAGAAAATCCTGCAGCTATTTCATCAAGCAACACTCCTCCTCTTCCCACACCTGCCAGATGCAGACGCTCTAAAAGGAAGCTAGTgatgccactgccactgccactgccactgttGTGGGGTGGAGGTGAACTGCCCCCACCTCAGAAGCTTCCTCGGGTAGCCAGCCCCGAAGATACAGACGTGGAGAAGAAGACTGAGCCAAAACAGGACAATACCATCTTGGAGGAGGATGAAATTGAGGGCACGACAGAGGGCAGTGTCGCTGAGCCtgccccttctttctctctgcctgctGCGCAGAATGCAGGGGCCTTGACTCAAGCCACGGTCACCCTGCCGATTCCAGCCAGTTCCTCCACAGCAGTAGCTGATTTGAGTGACCCCCATGCCAGGTCCCCAACCCTGTCTAGCCCCGTACCTCCCCCTACACCAACTAGTCCTGACCAAATACCACTTCCTACCTCGCCTCTGGCTGCTCCCACACAATCCTTGTCTCCCTTTAGATTCAATCCCCTCCCTCAGGTTCCCCTTCCTGAGAACAGTGGCCCTCCACCCTCACTTGCAGTTCCGACAAGTTTGACGTCTCACCTCCCTACACCTCCTAGCCCCTTAACCCTGTTCTCCAATCATACCACCCTCAGAAATCAGTCACCCACCCCTATGTGTGTAGACCCCATGCCTTTAATCTTACCGGCCCCACCCATAATCCCTGGCACCAGCACCTCTGGCTTTACCAGCCAGCCCATCCTTGCTCCCATGGcctcttccaccaccaccacagccAGCCCATTTCCACACCGGGCCTCCCAGCCTGCCTCAGATTCTGGGGAAACGGCTATGGACACCAGTCCCCCTTCCCTGGCTGTCATTTTCAGGTCTCCCCCAGGCCCCATTGAGAATTCGTTCCAATTTCCCCATGCCCATCAGAGTATGAACTGGACCCCCTCTGCAAAGGTGCCTGGCTCCATCGGCCCACATGCATCTAAGGGCAGTGCACCCACCTCAATCTTCACCCCTCCTTTTGGCTCAGGAATCACGCCTCAGCCCATCTTTGGGGCCCCTCCAGGACAGCCGCTAAGAGCCACTTTTGGCGGTCCTCCTGTCTTCGCTGGCTTCCCCATCACTGAATCTCTGGCCACCTTCCGTCCAACCGGCAGCATTTTGGCACACCCAGCGTCCAAGGCTGCATCTGATCCTGAGCCTATGGACACCACACCCCCTTCGCAGGCTGTCATCCATCACCAGTCTCCTCCTGTCTCCTGGAAGAACATCTTGCCACTTCTCAATGCCCTTCCTACTTCTACAAACACGCGGCGGAATGTCAGCACTGCCTGA